GATCTCGGATTATCTATCGAAGAGAGGGATAACCCTGATAAATCTTGAGATTGAGGAGCCAAGCTTGGAGGATGTTTTTCTCAAAACGATTTACAAGAAGGAGTGATGAAAATGAAAAAGCTTACTTTTGTTTTGATATTATTTCTCTTGACCTTTATTCTTCCAGCAGCAGCTTCCTTGCCATGGATAACGGTGTTTGAGGGGAGACTACAAATTGGGGAAAGTTTAATTGTGGGAGATTATCAGATTAAGATAACTCAAGAGAAGTACACTCTAAAACCTTATGCAATAATTTATAGGAAGGGTAAGATTAGGAGTGTAGTAGAGCTTAATCGAACTTTTGAAATCGATAACATAAGGATAATGAGAGGTAGTTTTGATGAAAGGGGTATTTTTATAGTTCTTCAGTACAGGCCAAGCTTTCTTAAGGAAATAGGACCTCAAGAAGGCAATATTTTTAATATCGATGGGTACTCGATTTTGATAATTAACTCTACTGAAGACGTACTTTCTCTAAAAATAAATGGAGCAGAAGTTACCATAAAGAAAAATTCTTCGAGAGTGTTTGATAAACTTGTCCTTGTATACAATAATGGAGTTCTAGATATTTACTCTGCTAACATTCAAGTAAGGCATGAAAAAAGAGATAACTATGAGATTTATTATCCATTCAGGAGTTTGAAGGTAGACGCAGGAAGTAGAGTTGAGCTTTCTATTAACATTGTCAATGAGAATACTGACACTTCAGAGCTTAGTTTAAGGATACTCTCAAAGCCAGCAGACTGGGAAGTTGATTTCTTTGATGAGACTAGCAATTACAGGATCAATGACCTTATTCTTAATCCTGGAGGCTCTATCACGGTTAATCTCCTAATAAATATCCCAGAGACAGCAAAAGGGACCCATAGTATTATTTTTGCTGTAGGAGATAAAGTAGGGAGGATAGATTTAAATGTAACTGAAGAGCCGAATGGGAGAATAGGCCTTAAGGTGCCGCTTTTATCAATAGAGGCTGAGGCTGGCGAGAAAATAATCTTTCCAATACAGTTTACACCATATGTTAATGAAAAGGTAATTGAGCTTCAAATAAAAGAGGTGCCCCCGGAATGGAATGCGTACTTCTCCCTAAATGGTCAAAGGATTAGATCATTTCTCTTGGATAGGAGTGAGGTTGTTAATCTTGTTGTGGAGAGTCCAAGAAATGCCGAATTGGGTGAGCATAAAATAAAGTTTTCCGTTAATGAAATGGAGAAAAGTGTGAGCGTCTTCATCTACAAAACACATAAGGAAGAACCTGCAAAGTTGATTTTGAGCATAAATGACGAAGAAGGAAGGCCTGTACCAAAAGCCAAAGTACAAATTGGAAATAAGACTTACATCGCAGATATAAATGGGGTTTTAGAGGTGCAACTTCCAAAGGGAGATTATACAATAATCGTAAGCAAAGAGGGTTATGAAACCAAAGAGGAAAGGATAATGCTTGGAGATGGAGAGGAAAAAGATGAGAGAATTACCCTGAAGAGGCTTCTATACTACTTCGCTGTAGATATGGAGAGCAATCATTTAACAACAGGCTTTGACTTTCAACCTGTTTATGAGATTAGAATTGAGAATCTAGGTAAGGAGAATGATGAGTATACTTTAAGCATTGATGGACTTCCCTCTGGTTGGGCTGTGGGCTTTCTCAGGGATGTACAGAGCAATTTTGAAATTAAAAGTATAGAAGTTGATAGTGAGGAAGCTAAGAGTGTCTATTTAAGAATAATCCCTTCGTTTAATGCACAGCCAGGGGTTTACAATGTTACATTGAAGATAAGAAGCACCTCTGGAAACGAAATAGAGAAGAAAATTGAGGTGGAAGTTATAGGAAGATATGAACTTCATGTTGAAGCTGCAAACTACCTCGTATCCCTAAAACCTGACGAAGAGAAGACTATTCCCATAACCCTCAGAAACTTCGGAAACACCGTGACTAACGTTAACATTGAGGTGAATGCTCCACAAGGGTGGGAGGTTAAAGTAGAACCTCAAAAGTTGGCTAAGATAGAGGGAAAAGGTGTTGAGACAATAACCATTCGTATAAAACCATCAAAAGCAACACCTGCTGGGGAATATCGGATAAATATAGATGTAAAATCTGACCAAACAGAATCACGAATCCAGCTTACTGCTAGAGTGAGGCAAAGCTCAAGTTTGGCTTACCTTGGAGTGATAATCTTAGTGGTGGCATTTGCAACAGTTATACTAATGATGCG
This region of Thermococcus sp. MV5 genomic DNA includes:
- a CDS encoding NEW3 domain-containing protein, whose translation is MKKLTFVLILFLLTFILPAAASLPWITVFEGRLQIGESLIVGDYQIKITQEKYTLKPYAIIYRKGKIRSVVELNRTFEIDNIRIMRGSFDERGIFIVLQYRPSFLKEIGPQEGNIFNIDGYSILIINSTEDVLSLKINGAEVTIKKNSSRVFDKLVLVYNNGVLDIYSANIQVRHEKRDNYEIYYPFRSLKVDAGSRVELSINIVNENTDTSELSLRILSKPADWEVDFFDETSNYRINDLILNPGGSITVNLLINIPETAKGTHSIIFAVGDKVGRIDLNVTEEPNGRIGLKVPLLSIEAEAGEKIIFPIQFTPYVNEKVIELQIKEVPPEWNAYFSLNGQRIRSFLLDRSEVVNLVVESPRNAELGEHKIKFSVNEMEKSVSVFIYKTHKEEPAKLILSINDEEGRPVPKAKVQIGNKTYIADINGVLEVQLPKGDYTIIVSKEGYETKEERIMLGDGEEKDERITLKRLLYYFAVDMESNHLTTGFDFQPVYEIRIENLGKENDEYTLSIDGLPSGWAVGFLRDVQSNFEIKSIEVDSEEAKSVYLRIIPSFNAQPGVYNVTLKIRSTSGNEIEKKIEVEVIGRYELHVEAANYLVSLKPDEEKTIPITLRNFGNTVTNVNIEVNAPQGWEVKVEPQKLAKIEGKGVETITIRIKPSKATPAGEYRINIDVKSDQTESRIQLTARVRQSSSLAYLGVIILVVAFATVILMMRRVGRR